A genomic segment from Myxococcales bacterium encodes:
- a CDS encoding SurA N-terminal domain-containing protein: MLSRLAARTKAKAAALMTAALCSAIASSAHGTIVERVVAVVGERPVLLTDLRKRARPYVYQIYSSSPNEAQRAAQESEMYRELLNRMIDERLQDQAADKARLAVTAEEVDRGLKNKAASLGLTVKDLLAEAKRQGLVEADYRDEVRRQLLEGKLIQLRVMSRVRVSEDDARNEYARWVGQLTNTLFVEPLMIARPIAGMGDTEVKEELRLAAEAVQKARSGTPYCKVVEQYSKDVQTKNVCGSRGLQPMTALFPELEAAVKTLRPGEVSDPIVIAGQAVLVVSITKAPRIPAFEEVREQMQERAMGQVIDRQRKLWLEELRRGIYIDVRL; encoded by the coding sequence ATGCTTTCCCGGCTCGCAGCACGCACCAAGGCGAAGGCCGCCGCGCTCATGACGGCGGCGCTTTGTTCGGCCATCGCCAGCTCCGCCCACGGGACCATCGTGGAGCGCGTGGTCGCTGTCGTCGGCGAACGCCCCGTGCTGCTGACCGATCTGCGCAAGCGCGCCCGCCCCTACGTCTATCAAATCTACTCGAGCTCGCCGAACGAGGCGCAGCGCGCCGCTCAAGAGAGCGAGATGTACCGCGAGCTTCTCAATCGCATGATCGACGAGCGCCTCCAAGATCAGGCGGCGGACAAGGCGCGGCTAGCGGTTACGGCCGAAGAGGTCGACCGGGGCCTCAAAAACAAGGCCGCCAGCTTGGGGCTCACCGTCAAAGATCTGTTGGCTGAGGCCAAGAGGCAGGGCCTCGTCGAGGCCGACTACCGAGACGAAGTGCGCCGCCAGCTCCTCGAGGGCAAGCTCATTCAGCTTCGCGTGATGAGCCGCGTTCGTGTGAGCGAAGACGACGCCCGCAACGAATACGCGCGTTGGGTCGGACAGCTCACCAACACGCTGTTCGTCGAGCCGCTCATGATCGCGAGGCCCATCGCCGGCATGGGCGACACGGAAGTGAAAGAGGAGCTCCGGCTCGCGGCCGAAGCCGTGCAAAAGGCCCGCTCGGGCACGCCCTATTGCAAGGTCGTGGAGCAATACTCCAAAGACGTGCAGACGAAGAACGTCTGCGGCTCGCGCGGCCTGCAGCCGATGACGGCCCTCTTTCCGGAGCTCGAGGCCGCGGTCAAGACGCTTCGCCCCGGCGAGGTCAGCGACCCGATCGTGATCGCCGGGCAGGCGGTCTTGGTCGTCTCCATCACCAAGGCGCCGCGCATCCCGGCCTTCGAGGAGGTGCGCGAGCAGATGCAGGAGCGCGCCATGGGCCAGGTCATCGACCGCCAGCGCAAGCTGTGGCTCGAGGAGCTACGCCGCGGCATCTACATCGACGTGCGGCTGTGA